TCAAGTCTGCAAAATCTGAGAAATTCTGATGTGAAATTGAATAAAAATCCTATGCAATAAACTTGTTGTGAAGGTGTTTTATTAGTCGTGCACTCATCTTAAGGTTTGCATTGAGGATCTGTTCTGCCAAGGGAAACGGTTGCTTGCCACAGTTGCTGTTCCTGGTATGCACTTACAGTTAAATATAACTCTTGCCCCTGCAAAGTCAATACTTGGCATATCTGCATTctttttccacagtgtgtcaCTGTCACTGAAGTGTGCTTGGCTGTGGACATTATTTTCACACTTTGAAAAAACACTTGAAAGGAATGCGATAGTGTATTGGAAAACACTCCTAATTCACTTCATATTATGCCTACACTGAAGGGATTATATACATACATgattatgtatatgtataccaTTACATACGTATATAGGACCACTTTAAACATAGTAAATATCCCTCAGTAGTCATGTAGGAAGTGTTTCTCACATCTCTGTAGGCTGACAAGTGCAAAGTAAAATTATTAGTATCAAAGATTCAATACTGTACACAGGTTGTATAAACAAACCTATTAACATAAGCTATGTTACAATTTACGTTTTCTAATTTAATGTGCTTTATAATGTTGTAGTTTGAAATTATTATgttatatatatctgtatatgtTGCCAGTCAGCAGTTTAAAAGTCACCTCAAATCATGTCAGATTCTTAATTCAGTGCATGCTTATACTAACTTAAAATGAGAGATTATCTGTTCACTTAGCTAACATTCATAATTTTATGTCTGCAACAAATGAGAGAAATCTTACACAGAAGGGTGCTCATGGAGAATGCAAAAACCAAAGCTCTGTTtctcaaattaaaaatgaagcaatTGAGAAATTCGCCTACATTTATTGCTTTCTTCTTTTGCACGTGATCCACTTCTCCGTCAGGTTACATGAAATttggcagatttctttttatGTTATCTTGCTGACAAACAGACAAATTGCACTGAAAACACACCCTCCACCTTGACGGGAGGAAAAAGCGCGTCTGGCTGTAACTTTTATGgcattgaatttaaaatccttcttttGATTACACTATCTCTGAACATTTAGTACTGCAAACAGTGTGCCTCCTTATTGCCAATATTGATGTTTGGCCGACATATTGGTTCGTCACTTACCGTACGCTAAAGGAAATCATAGACATTAGAAGCCCATCTAGCTTTCATCTGCTTTTATTCACTAGGATTCAGATTGCTGTCCTCCTGTCAACCAGAGACAACTAGCAGGGCAACAGCGACACAAACAGccaaacagagagaaagaaaaatctgtcaaaaactgGGAGCACTGTTCCTGAATATATGGAGTTCTGTATTCTTGTACCTTAAAAAACAACACTTTGCTCAGTTTCGACTCATTTATAACACGATCTATTTTCTCCTGATTACTAGGTGTgaaatttttaatattaatttccattgcaaagttttaattttaaaatagcATTCGTTCTTATTTTCACTGAGCAATATTCATATAGACTGATATTTAGTCCCTGTGAGCTGTCCACACGCTGAGAGCCGGATATGTGAGGCgatgttggtgtgtgtgtttatacctGAAATCTGACCTGAGCTGCCATCCTACTTATTACAGTGTCTCTAAATATGCACCAGCAGAGCCACACTTCCTGCGAGCAAACTGGACTCAGTGAAGCCTGTGTGAAACTCTGAACCCCCCTGGAGGAACTTCTTTGTCggataaaaaaaaagtgggtGACACTTTGTGAGTCTCTCTGAGATACTACTTGTTATAGTCCCTCTTGTCCCTCCTGTTTCCTGCctccctctccccctctctgtctctctcttgtgctctctttctctctttctgttatGTTAAGTAGCAGGCCTGCTTTCTGTCTGCCACTCTGTCCTCCTTGGGTTTCAATTCCAAACATGGTTATCCTTCTAGGGCCCTATCGACTCCCCCCCCTCGCCTCCCTTATCCTTTTCTCTTCCAGCTGTTGGCTCTACAGTGCAGGCCAGAGGGTgagaaaaagagacagaaaagcaCAGCAAGAAAGACTACGGGAAAACTTGGAAGGGAAAGACGGGGCGAGAAGCCAGAGGAGAGAGGAAGGGACGCAtgatgagaggagaagaaacagAGGAAACCCATTCCAGCTGTGTTTCTGCAACAAATAGAGTTGTGATAACATCTTCACGGTGAAGAATTTTCTGCCGCTGCACGCCAAGGGAACAAACAATTACATCTGACATTTTTGGTCAGTATCaggctgtttatttttaatcaagCTGTAATCCAAACAGATGATCTAGTAATAGGACAGAAACAGCACTGAGTTTGAGTGGATAACAAGTGTTATTGGTCCCTTcttaaaaaaccccacaaaacaaacaaactttgctTTGTGCACCAAGAGCCTTTCCAGAACTTATTCGAAAAGATTTAAACATGAGTGCAGACAACTCTAGCCTGCTGGACAGCCTGCTCTTTCCCCCTCTCTGCGATGGCTGGAGCAACAACACAGAGGGAGCCATCTACCAGTTGGGTAACACCATCCTCTTTCTGGGCTACATGGGAGGAAGCGGGGCCTACGGGTGCCTCTTCATCTTCGGCTTCCTTTGTCCCGGTTTCCTGTGTCTCCTTCTGTGGGGATTGCTTACAGTGTGCGGCCTGGATGTCTTCACCTGGAACCTGCTTCTACTACTGGTCTGCTTGCTTCAGCTCTGTCACCTCCTTTACCGGCTGCACCAGGAGGGCATACGAGGTGAGGAGCTGGCCTCCCTCTACCAGGCGGTCTACCTGCCCCTGGGCGTGCCTGTCCAGGTGTTCAAGGAGATTGCAAAGGCTTTTGAGAACAAGGTGCTGGAGCTGAAAGCAGGAGAGACTTATGCTGTGGAGGGAAAGACCCCCATTGACCAGCTCTCCTTTCTGCTTTCTGGAAGGTGAGTGAGTGggcaatgtgtttgtgtgtgtgtctgtgtgcgcagACAATTACACTTTGACACACATCTCCAAGAAGATGGCACGCAACCTCAACTGTGTCCGTAAAACACATGTAAAACACTTGTAGCAGTACATTTTATTATATTGTCTTGTGAGGCACCACTTTGACTTGCCAAGATCCCTGCTTTATGACTCCTGGTGGGGGTGTTTTACAGAAAAGTCAGGCTAATGAAGTGgcaaacagcaggaaaaagctAATCAGAGAACTAATTAAAAGAACTGAAACATTAGTAATATTCATACATAAGAATACAAACACACCATCTCAAAATGTTGTGAATACACACATAGCTactgcttttacttttttttagtgGTATTCATATCTTCGATTTTGGATAGCTGTAGTAGTGTTGTCGAGTGATTGTTAGCATggattgtattgtattgtgttGCATCGAGGATTCTGTGAATCCCAAAACACCTGCgtgataaaagaaaaatacttgtaggtaaagcactttttaaaagtgGAAATAAGCTGCAGACACCAACACTGAGGCTGATATAGGGAACACGTTGGAGACCATGAGTCTGACCAAAACTACCATAGCTGTGTGCAATGAACTTGCAGTCTCACTGTCTTTGAAACGGTTGCTCTAAAGATGGTGACCACCTGCAATCAGCTGAAACCAGTTGCAAATCAAGCAATATACCAATAAAATGGCAATTGAGCAGTCGGTCCGTGATAATATGGCAATTAAATATGAAGAATCAGCAAAAATCCCAAAATGATATAGGGTCTCagtggtctttttttaaaaatatattggaATAGTCTGAGTcagcttatatatatatatatatatatatatatatataagctgACTCAGACTAATTGCAAACTGTTGGCAGtttgtctgcatttataaattagaaGGCAACGATTTGCAAACTTTCTCTAATGAATCTGAGTGACTGCAGTCAGTCAGAGCTGGACTGTAGCTGTGTTGAGACAGGTTGCCTTCCACCAGGTGACCTGTGCATTCACCTTGCATTCAAAAGTGGTTGACCATTTGGTCTGTGCAACTACTTGCAATCAGTCTCTTTAATGTAATCAAAGGGCAGCTACCAATTTCCAGTTGCACTGAGGTTGCTGTTCTAATTTTAATCCAGTGTGACTGAGCCTTTGCCCAGTTACAGAGCCTCTTGCCATGGAACAACAATAACATCCATTAGAATACAATTTTCACTATTTTTCAAGCTCtgatttcttctcctttttctttgtttttttgtttggaaTTTATCTGCTTAAAGCTCCTCGCTGGTTAGTAAAAAATTATGAAAATGAGGGCAATGATAATAAAACAATACAGTAGTTTTGTCTGTTAATTAAAAACACCGAGCACCCTAACCAACAGTGATGTTAAAAACAATAACTTTGCACCTTTATTATTGGGCCTATATGCACATGCAGGCTGACAATGGCAAAGATACTCTAGTATTCTTTCTTTTCGATGTAGAAACTCAAATGCATGCAGACACAATCTGCATGAGTGCTTTGCATTGTTGTGCAGACATGTCCACATACTGCCACAGCTCCTGTGTGCTGAGATATTAATGTCACTCTAGTAGGCAAAGTTAATAAGAGTGCTGTCACAGACTGAATTAATGAAGCAGAAGGTGCTTAAAGTATATCAATTTATACCGCAGGCTTACATTTTTCaaatactggaaaaaaaacccccataaatatttaaaagtaaactTAATTAATGACTCTGAGACTGTTGGCAGTACATAACCGTCAAAGGAactctgtcctcttcctccaAACATCCTCAAAGCAGAGCTGCATTAGATCTCACAGTCCTGGAAGCTACACAAGAGAAATGTTGTAAACAGAGTATTTTTGTCTGTGACTCACCGGTGTGCCGTCCCCCTGCTCACTGCCAGCTGGTTAAATGATATCTTTGTGCTCCCGACAGGAGAGTGACACTGACTGCTCCTCTTACCTTAAATTAAATGTTGGCCACGGTGCTGACAGCTCTGAGTTTACAAGCCAAATTTGGAACTACGAGCAAATGAGCTAAATGTTTCCTTTCTTACGCTGTGACTTCTTGGCAaagatttctgttttatttttctattgaTCTGCATTGTCTGATTTGCCAGAAACACatattattactattgtgttggaAAGCATGTGTGCAATTTATGAGTACTTTTCAAAGCCAGATGCTTGATATGATTGTATTCCACAGCCAAATACATATGGCTGCATAACTACGGAATTATTGTGACCTCTTATTTAAAAACAGTGGACATTAATCTGCATCTTCTGGGAAGATTTGGAAAAGTTTTGCAGGTTTTAGGAACCTGGTTTTGTGTATTTGCTCCCCTTCAGGAACAACAACATTTGTGCAAgttaatcaaatcaaatcaaggAAACAGAACTCTGAAGGAAGGCTGTGTCCACAAAATCTGGACCATATAGTACATATGCCAAAGTGCCAGCAGTGCACTGACACTTTTAGAATGGGATTCCCCAATTGAAATACCTTTGGTTGTGCCTTGAGGGTAATTAATGCAACAACACTCTGGCAAATAACTTGCAATTAACACCCATTGTTTTGAAGTGTCTAAATAAATGCTTCTAGCAGTTTTAGCACACAGTAAGAAGCTCTAGAGAGAAATCCATTCATATAATAACAGTGATACAGCTTTTTCCAATACAAATGCCTTTGTAATCTGGGCCTGCCTTAGCTTGGCCTCATCAGGTTGTAGTGACTTTAGATTTAGTCAGATGACCGAATATATAAGCTAGTCCCATCATTGATATGAACACGTTCAGCCTACAGTGAatgaagaacaaaacaaacttttcaAGTAACACTATAAAGCTGTCGTGCATAGAGAAATAATTGGTCCTTGAAATTAAACAATTAtgtgttaattttttaaaaaacaaacaaagtagTAGTGGTGCCGCAGCACATGTGGGAATGACTTGAATTCAAATCTGAATAGGAGTAGCTCATGCTATCATCTGCAAGAAACCTCAGGACAGGATAGGTCCTTTTTCTCAACCTATTTGAAAACTTACTTCATTTGATTAGCAATCACATACTTAACCTCAGTCCACTAAAGTCCTGTAGCTTCTCTGCGACAGGTATTTCTGCCCATATCCACCTCCAGCGTCTTAGACCTGCTGTGACCTCCAACTCTCTCTGCTGTCATTATCACTTCTTAATCCCGTTTCCCTTTTTAACCTTGTATCTCTCGTTCTCTGTCTCAGGATCAACGTGTCTTTGGAGGGCCAGTTTCTGCATTACATCCACCGACACCAGTTCCTCGACTCTCCCGAGTGGGAGTCTCTGAGACCAAACGAGGAGGGAAAGTTCCAGGTACAGTGTCTttatgcatgctcaatcatccaggtaaggaaatcccaaaaagctgattctgtCCACCGGGACTTGGCATTTTTTAgcgggagaaacgtttcatcattcatccaagtgacttcttcagtctcatctGACTGCAGGTGTCCCCAGctgtacatttgcataatgactaaCACTAGCATCACTGAacaacaatgggctgtgaggtcagtttattGATGCTGATTGCAGAAATTGttatgaccactgatcaacaaccgAGTACAGGACACTGATGCAGTTTCTGCTTAATACTGTAAATCTCAGGTGTGGAAGTAaaatcaacttgaaatgctgtCACTGAATGAGCTTGAAGGAGGAACCAGAAGTGGATATCAAGTTGTCTTTTGTTGCCGGCTATCACACTCAGCATCTAACTGATAAGCTGAACAGGGAAAAGCAGTTGTCCTCTTGTCTTTCACATATCCTATTGCATTTGATTGGTTCAGTTAAAGTAGAAACAAGGCCTCGAGATCTTGTTGGATATTTAGGTGGTGCTTTAGTTTTAAGGGGCTTTCAGACAGGGAGGGTGGTCCATCTGATGAGGTGGACTAATACAAGTAGAGATGTATGGGCTGCTTTCGTTATCATTTaatttgcagttttgttttttaaatttattgtgtttaaaatgttacaaaacagtaaaatataataaatgtcACCATGAGGACATTATTTCATTAGATCAACAGTTTAAAACCAAAAGatatttaatttacttttatatttaaaagtatcAGCAAAtacactgatcattttaatcCACCATAAAACAATTATAATAGCACTTGTAATAAATAGTTATATTTTACTAATTACATCtagtagcttttttttttaaccttcaaaGTTACATTACAAACCAAACTGTCAATGAATGAAGTAGAGTGGCAAGGGAGATCTTATTCGCAGCTCATCAGATACAGGAGCTTGGTGAGGAACTCTCAGTgtgacattttaacacaattaccCATTTAGCAGGCTCAGAGTAGTCCATAAACTCAATATAATTCACAAAGTGACCAGCTGTGTAGTTATTATAAGATAGTTAGTGTGACTGTTGATTTATGTATTAGATTTTGATAAATAttgacttgtttttttgtttcgttCTTTAAAGCACAAGTCATAAGATCGGGGTGGTGCTGACCGAGGAACCGAAGAATACTCGCATCCAACTTATCAATAACGAGTTAGCCACAAATGAAGCATACCTATTATTTATTCTACTTTAAATGTGACATTAGTTTACAAAATGATTAACTCCTAAAAAAAGTCACAAAGCTACGGTGACTCTGAAAGATGAAACGCACTGCAACCGAAGAAAACGCCATCAAATAGAAAAACACTCCGAACGCACACAAAAGACAAAGGAAGCTGAATTAAGTTGAATTAATCACAGCATCAGTGACAGAACAGGCTAACACTAAACGACTAATAGCAAAGATGTTTCTTCAGTATCACTTGTCtcgtgttttgtgtgctttggtAGCGTTCTTctgtttgctggtgttttcttaggTTGCAGTGCGTTTGACCTCTCAGGCCCACCAAACAAATCTGAAACACGTCCATTTTCTTACAGACTTCTGTGCAACTGGACTCTCTTTGCAACTAAGTGTCGCCCCCTGATGGTCATTAAAAAGAATTGAGGTTTCAGGCACttacactttttcttttcttttttttttttacatttattttacccGGAGGCTTTGTCAGTGCTTTGCTTCTAAGCAAATGCCAGTATGTGGTGCTTTGGGAATGAGAATATGTCGGTGAGGCTATTGCTCCAGTGCTTGCAAGCAAAACCAGAGCCAGCCTCTAATGACATTGTTCCACGCTGCTGCTAGTGGTCAAAGGTTCTAAAGTGCCTCTTTTATACACTGATAGTATGGTGTGTCATTCATTCTGCCCAGGTGACCCTGACAGCAGAGGAAGATTCCCGTTACATCTCATGGCGTCGCCGCCGCCTCTACATGCTGATATCAAAGGATCGCTACATCGCCCGTCTCTTCTCTGTAATGCTGGGACACGACATTGCCGAAAAGCTCTACAACCTTAACAACAAGCTCTACATCAAAAGTGGCGTGCTGTTGGACATCCGCCTGCCAAGCCTCTACCACGTGCTAGCTCCTGCCTCACAGGGCAGTGAGGGTGGCAGCGGCAGCGatggaggccctgccagggagCAACAAACTGAACAGCAGTGCCAAGACCCAGAGCTCACCTACCAGATGCCTGACAGACCTAAACCTCAGCCTCTCCAGCCTAAACCTCAGGGACCAATGAAGACAGCCGTGGATGAACCCTTGCATGACCCTTATCACCCTTCCTGGGCGTTTGACCCGGAGCTGCCCATTGGTGAGGACTCCACCAGCCTGGTCCTGGAGGACTTTGCTGATGTGGCGGGCTCCTTAACGGATTATGGCAGTGAGAGGGAATATTTGAGGTAGAGAGGGAGGGTGTTGGAGCTAACACACGGGGGCACCACTTAAGCTACATGTAAGTACCGCACCTGGGCGAAGAGTTGCATGgggtggtgtgtgtgcatggaaGGCTTGTGGTGCACATTTCTTACTAACCCGGCTTTGTGTTGCAATATAATCATATTAATCATTATCATAATGATAATGACTGATATGATAATTAATATAATCATTATTTTATTCAACATTAGTGGACCTATTACTCTTactccttttttttgtcatatatATGTTGGTAGATGGTGGATGCTCTTATTAAACAAGTTTCAAATGATAAAGTCATCAAGTAATCCTTGTGAGTCAAAAGTTGAGGCCAAGAAGTTTTACCCATCGTGGATCTTTATGATGTCAAAGAGAGGACATATTCATAATATGGTTATTGTAGTCCCACCCATGTGCTGTTTAAACCTTCTATT
This DNA window, taken from Oreochromis niloticus isolate F11D_XX linkage group LG16, O_niloticus_UMD_NMBU, whole genome shotgun sequence, encodes the following:
- the popdc2 gene encoding popeye domain-containing 2 isoform X2 — its product is MSADNSSLLDSLLFPPLCDGWSNNTEGAIYQLGNTILFLGYMGGSGAYGCLFIFGFLCPGFLCLLLWGLLTVCGLDVFTWNLLLLLVCLLQLCHLLYRLHQEGIRGEELASLYQAVYLPLGVPVQVFKEIAKAFENKVLELKAGETYAVEGKTPIDQLSFLLSGRINVSLEGQFLHYIHRHQFLDSPEWESLRPNEEGKFQVTLTAEEDSRYISWRRRRLYMLISKDRYIARLFSVMLGHDIAEKLYNLNNKLYIKSGVLLDIRLPSLYHVLAPASQGSEGGSGSDGGPAREQQTEQQCQDPELTYQMPDRPKPQPLQPKPQGPMKTAVDEPLHDPYHPSWAFDPELPIGGDGNLPPRFQRVRAPLAPTETPKL
- the popdc2 gene encoding popeye domain-containing 2 isoform X1; the protein is MSADNSSLLDSLLFPPLCDGWSNNTEGAIYQLGNTILFLGYMGGSGAYGCLFIFGFLCPGFLCLLLWGLLTVCGLDVFTWNLLLLLVCLLQLCHLLYRLHQEGIRGEELASLYQAVYLPLGVPVQVFKEIAKAFENKVLELKAGETYAVEGKTPIDQLSFLLSGRINVSLEGQFLHYIHRHQFLDSPEWESLRPNEEGKFQVTLTAEEDSRYISWRRRRLYMLISKDRYIARLFSVMLGHDIAEKLYNLNNKLYIKSGVLLDIRLPSLYHVLAPASQGSEGGSGSDGGPAREQQTEQQCQDPELTYQMPDRPKPQPLQPKPQGPMKTAVDEPLHDPYHPSWAFDPELPIGEDSTSLVLEDFADVAGSLTDYGSEREYLR